In Acidimicrobiales bacterium, one DNA window encodes the following:
- a CDS encoding biotin transporter BioY: MTAATTTTAPGRLVLADLIPASRTRDVALVLGSTAFLIVAGQVAVPLWFTPVPLSLATFAVLLSGATLGPVRAALSTTLYLALGVMGAPIFASQTSGWSFASFGYIVGYVLAAIAVGALARRHADRSVLTTFAAACLGSLLIYAAGLPWLMAFLDVDLATGLELGVYPFLAGDAIKALAAALLLPTAWKLVDRNG, from the coding sequence ATGACCGCTGCCACCACCACGACTGCTCCGGGCCGGCTGGTGCTCGCCGACCTGATCCCGGCCTCGCGGACCCGCGATGTCGCCCTTGTGCTCGGCAGCACCGCGTTCTTGATCGTCGCCGGCCAGGTCGCGGTGCCGCTGTGGTTCACGCCGGTACCGCTGTCGTTGGCGACCTTCGCCGTGCTGCTCAGCGGCGCCACGCTCGGACCGGTACGAGCGGCGCTCAGCACGACGCTGTACCTCGCGCTCGGCGTCATGGGTGCACCGATCTTCGCGTCGCAGACCTCGGGTTGGTCGTTCGCCTCGTTCGGCTACATCGTCGGCTACGTGCTGGCCGCGATCGCCGTCGGCGCGCTCGCCCGCCGACACGCTGACCGGTCGGTGCTCACGACGTTCGCGGCGGCGTGCCTCGGATCGCTGCTGATCTACGCCGCGGGGCTGCCATGGCTCATGGCGTTCCTCGATGTCGACCTCGCGACCGGCCTCGAGCTCGGCGTGTATCCCTTCCTCGCCGGTGACGCCATCAAAGCACTCGCCGCCGCCCTGCTGCTGCCGACCGCCTGGAAACTCGTCGACCGCAACGGGTAG
- a CDS encoding TetR family transcriptional regulator, whose translation MTDRITPADVVGVALELLAHGGLHALAMRRIATELGVQQSALYWHFDNKQQLLAAVADQVVAPVSVPASADWSTRVEALASRLRDELLRYPDGAELVATAFAFRLGARQPFRQFADELAGGGLGLDDAEIAASVLLHFVLGYVTDEQQHHQAAALGAIDPAGDGHDTQSTHDRFVRALRLIVSGIDAQLRAT comes from the coding sequence ATGACCGACCGGATCACGCCGGCAGACGTCGTCGGCGTCGCCCTCGAACTGCTCGCCCACGGCGGCCTGCATGCACTCGCCATGCGTCGGATCGCGACCGAGCTGGGCGTGCAGCAGAGCGCCCTGTACTGGCACTTCGACAACAAACAGCAGTTGCTCGCCGCCGTCGCCGACCAAGTCGTCGCCCCCGTCTCGGTCCCTGCCAGTGCGGACTGGTCGACCCGGGTCGAGGCGTTGGCGTCGCGGCTGCGCGACGAACTGCTCCGGTATCCCGACGGGGCGGAGCTGGTCGCCACCGCCTTCGCGTTTCGCCTCGGCGCGCGCCAGCCGTTCCGCCAGTTCGCCGACGAACTGGCGGGCGGCGGCCTGGGGCTCGACGACGCGGAGATCGCGGCGTCGGTGCTCTTGCACTTCGTCCTCGGCTACGTGACCGACGAACAACAACACCACCAAGCGGCCGCGCTCGGAGCGATCGACCCCGCTGGCGACGGACACGACACACAGTCGACCCACGACCGATTCGTCAGAGCGCTCCGCCTGATCGTCAGCGGCATCGACGCGCAGCTGCGGGCAACGTAG